A section of the Bacillus sp. HSf4 genome encodes:
- a CDS encoding flagellin has protein sequence MRINHNIAALNTHRQLTSGTNAASKNMEKLSSGLRINRAGDDAAGLAISEKMRAQIRGLDMASRNAQDGISLIQTAEGALNETHSILQRMNELATQAVNDTNTDTDRAELQKEMDQLASEITRISTDTEFNTKKLIDGSAKDLTFQIGANEGQTISLSVNKMDAETLKVGTLYEATDADTLTAVSDNTKTLTWKDEKTYTVSADGTKLQTGGTDAATWKDADGTNPAGYYDTSDKLVVQADSALEGGSTVEQKSGYSDASGKLVLQADEKLSAGDRVTKGIDISSKDSASAALTTIKSSVDTVSAERAKLGAVQNRLEHTINNLDTSSENLTAAESRIRDVDMAKEMMEYTKNNILTQASQAMLAQANQQPQGVLQLLR, from the coding sequence ATGAGAATCAACCACAACATTGCAGCGCTGAACACGCACCGCCAACTGACTTCTGGCACAAACGCTGCCAGCAAAAACATGGAGAAATTGTCTTCAGGACTTCGCATCAACCGCGCCGGAGACGACGCTGCCGGACTTGCGATTTCCGAAAAAATGCGCGCGCAAATCCGCGGCTTAGACATGGCTTCTAGAAACGCCCAAGACGGCATTTCTTTAATCCAAACAGCTGAAGGCGCATTGAACGAAACACACAGCATCCTTCAACGGATGAACGAGCTTGCAACACAAGCGGTCAACGACACAAACACGGACACTGACCGTGCCGAGCTGCAAAAAGAAATGGATCAGCTTGCTTCTGAAATCACAAGAATTTCAACCGACACCGAATTCAACACGAAAAAACTGATCGACGGATCAGCTAAAGATCTGACTTTCCAAATCGGGGCTAACGAAGGCCAAACGATCAGCCTTTCCGTTAATAAAATGGATGCCGAAACATTAAAGGTTGGTACGCTTTACGAAGCTACGGACGCAGATACATTGACAGCCGTTAGCGACAACACCAAAACGCTGACTTGGAAAGACGAAAAAACTTATACGGTGTCAGCTGACGGAACAAAACTGCAAACAGGCGGCACTGATGCGGCAACTTGGAAAGACGCTGATGGTACGAACCCGGCAGGATACTACGATACTAGCGATAAACTCGTTGTACAAGCCGATTCCGCACTTGAAGGCGGCAGCACAGTCGAACAAAAATCAGGATATTCTGATGCTAGCGGAAAACTCGTTTTACAAGCTGATGAAAAGCTGTCTGCCGGAGACAGAGTGACAAAAGGAATCGATATTTCTTCCAAAGATTCAGCATCTGCAGCATTAACGACGATTAAAAGTTCAGTTGATACCGTATCCGCTGAACGCGCCAAACTTGGTGCGGTGCAAAACCGTCTTGAGCACACAATCAACAACCTTGATACATCTTCTGAAAACTTGACGGCTGCCGAGTCCCGCATCCGCGACGTAGACATGGCGAAGGAAATGATGGAGTATACAAAAAACAACATCTTGACTCAAGCTTCTCAAGCGATGCTTGCACAGGCTAACCAACAGCCGCAGGGCGTGCTGCAGCTTCTGAGATAA
- a CDS encoding lantibiotic protection ABC transporter ATP-binding protein, with protein sequence MDTILLETKQLQKKFGRAKALSDVSLKVHKNSIYGLLGPNGAGKSTTLKLLTGILNPTSGEILFEGRKWKRSFLKEIGSLIESPPLYSNLTAFENVKVHATLLGIPDARIKEVLKIVDLEHTGKKRAGQFSMGMKQRLGIAIALLNHPTLLILDEPTNGLDPIGIQELRELIRSFPEQGMTVILSSHILSEVEQIADHIGIISSGCLGYQGKINKGDDLERLFMDVVKSTRGEEGGER encoded by the coding sequence ATGGATACGATTCTGCTGGAAACAAAGCAACTTCAGAAAAAGTTTGGAAGAGCTAAGGCTCTCTCAGATGTCTCACTGAAAGTCCATAAAAACAGCATTTACGGGCTTTTAGGACCTAATGGAGCCGGAAAGTCGACGACCTTAAAACTATTAACCGGAATTTTGAATCCGACCTCCGGGGAGATTCTTTTTGAGGGACGGAAATGGAAGAGGTCTTTTTTAAAAGAAATCGGCTCTTTAATAGAATCCCCGCCGCTTTACAGCAATCTGACAGCCTTTGAAAATGTTAAGGTCCATGCGACATTATTGGGTATTCCGGATGCGCGAATAAAGGAGGTGCTCAAAATCGTTGATCTTGAGCATACCGGGAAAAAAAGAGCGGGTCAGTTTTCGATGGGAATGAAGCAAAGGCTGGGAATCGCCATTGCTCTTTTGAATCATCCGACATTATTAATACTTGATGAGCCGACAAACGGACTTGATCCGATCGGCATCCAAGAGTTGAGAGAACTGATCAGGTCATTTCCCGAGCAGGGGATGACCGTTATATTGTCAAGCCACATTTTGTCGGAAGTAGAGCAGATCGCAGACCATATAGGAATTATCAGCAGCGGCTGCCTCGGATATCAAGGGAAGATCAATAAGGGGGACGATCTTGAGCGCCTCTTTATGGATGTTGTCAAATCAACACGCGGGGAAGAAGGCGGAGAAAGATGA
- a CDS encoding lantibiotic immunity ABC transporter MutE/EpiE family permease subunit has translation MIRQYVKAENLKFKRTFSRKMIFLVPFINMCCAFFMNLGYFVSGTYNWWSIILMPVLIALLCALSHQKEKKAANYNGIFSLPIQLHMMWYAKTGVIAIYSLASQMVFLGFMFVMQLIIPQFATVNLTVMTASLLLWITTLWEIPLCLFIARKFGFIAAVILNLLASVMSVMMSAASALWWLNPWSWSIRVMCPAIGIHPNGLPLETGDPLKSWSVVPLAVVLSVLLCAVLLMLTRRSFSPAGDRGAIKREAV, from the coding sequence ATGATCAGGCAATATGTAAAAGCGGAGAATTTGAAGTTTAAAAGAACCTTTTCGAGAAAAATGATTTTTCTTGTCCCTTTTATCAATATGTGCTGCGCCTTTTTCATGAACCTCGGATACTTTGTATCAGGTACATATAATTGGTGGTCTATCATTTTGATGCCGGTCCTGATTGCATTGCTGTGTGCATTGTCACATCAAAAGGAAAAGAAAGCGGCAAATTACAACGGGATTTTTTCGCTGCCGATTCAGTTGCATATGATGTGGTATGCAAAAACAGGGGTTATCGCTATCTATTCATTGGCGTCTCAAATGGTTTTCTTAGGCTTCATGTTTGTCATGCAGCTGATCATTCCTCAATTTGCAACTGTCAATTTAACGGTTATGACTGCGAGTCTGCTGCTTTGGATCACGACGTTATGGGAGATACCGCTCTGTTTATTCATCGCTCGAAAGTTCGGGTTTATAGCTGCTGTCATTTTGAATCTGCTGGCTAGCGTCATGTCCGTCATGATGTCGGCAGCAAGCGCTTTGTGGTGGCTGAACCCGTGGAGCTGGTCGATCAGGGTGATGTGCCCTGCGATTGGCATTCACCCAAACGGTTTGCCGCTTGAAACCGGTGATCCTTTGAAAAGCTGGTCGGTTGTTCCATTGGCGGTGGTGCTTTCTGTTCTTTTATGTGCTGTTTTGTTGATGTTGACCAGGCGGTCTTTTTCGCCTGCTGGCGATCGTGGAGCAATAAAACGGGAGGCGGTTTAA
- a CDS encoding lantibiotic immunity ABC transporter MutG family permease subunit, which produces MLSFFRCLLADIRKKKRTSFIWMHVTIPFICAGFFLLYFCHREHQPYQLYRAYIEAIAVALPLLIGIVCGMTASLEEQAGKFQVLLGRTSPKFVAYVSKMTLLLFMNICAIYLAIGLYLLGLRFLFHVPNLPYFLFLEGGAWLVAGSVALYFIYFLISCTIGMGASVLLGGAGLLLTALMNTGLGDAIWKYNPWAWGIRLAEYKGIEQFSQVEASFITLLHQEINSGALIMAFAIIALFIVSIIWFSRWEGKKAYE; this is translated from the coding sequence GTGTTGTCATTTTTTAGATGTCTCCTTGCTGATATTAGAAAGAAAAAACGCACTTCCTTTATATGGATGCATGTCACGATTCCTTTTATATGCGCCGGTTTCTTTCTGCTTTATTTCTGCCACAGGGAGCATCAGCCGTATCAATTATATCGGGCATATATTGAAGCGATTGCGGTTGCTCTGCCGCTGCTTATTGGGATTGTCTGCGGAATGACGGCTTCTTTGGAAGAGCAGGCAGGCAAATTTCAAGTGCTGTTAGGGCGTACATCACCCAAATTTGTGGCTTATGTCAGTAAAATGACGCTGCTGCTTTTCATGAACATCTGCGCCATTTACCTGGCTATCGGGCTGTATCTGTTGGGGTTGAGATTTCTTTTTCATGTGCCGAATCTCCCGTATTTTCTTTTTTTAGAGGGCGGGGCCTGGCTGGTCGCTGGAAGCGTTGCGCTCTATTTTATCTATTTTTTGATCAGTTGTACAATCGGAATGGGAGCTTCCGTTCTATTGGGAGGAGCGGGACTTTTGCTGACCGCTCTCATGAATACCGGGCTGGGTGATGCGATTTGGAAATATAATCCTTGGGCATGGGGGATTAGGCTGGCGGAATATAAAGGAATCGAGCAATTCAGCCAAGTCGAAGCTTCCTTCATCACTCTCCTGCATCAAGAAATAAACAGTGGAGCGTTGATTATGGCATTTGCTATAATAGCTTTATTCATTGTGAGCATCATCTGGTTTAGCCGCTGGGAGGGAAAAAAGGCTTATGAATAA